The region AGTGTCTCCGAGCCTCTAAGAGCTGGTTTTTCTAGGAACTCATCTCCACAGCTTACCATTGTAATTGCCAACGCAGAGAATAATCCGAATTTAATTAAGTTTTTCATTTTTTTATGTTTTTAATTTATTTTATTAAAATTTCACTCGCACACCTAATGTCATTGTAGTCATTGGTGCGTATAATCTTCGACCTGAATTTCCAGCTTCATTAGTTCCTGGAAAAAATCCATTACGAGCAGTAGATTGAAACAAATTATCTGCTGCAAGCCATATGTTTAGAGTTTGCAAAGATATTTTATCTGTGTATTTTTTTGGTAGCGTATAACCAATATTGATGTTATTTAATGCTAAGAAATCTGTAGAGGTAATAAATCTTGTTGAACCATTAGTACCATTTACAATAGCATTATCTGATAATATAGGAACATCTGTAATGTCTCCAGGATTTTGCCATCTATTTGCGATATCTTTATGGAAGTTATTACCAGCGGCACCAAAACGATCTGACATTAATTCTCCATATTGGGCATCATAAGCATACCCCCCCAAACTATATGTGAATTGAGTGGCAAAATTAAAGTTACCTGCCTTTCCTGATAAACGGAATGCTCCTCTTACATCAGCAATTGCTGATTTCTCATTATAAACTTCTGAAGCATTAGCATACGTTTTGGTAACAGTTTTTTGAATATTTGCTCCTGGAACTTTTGTTTGGTATTCTACAATAGAACCCGTGTTATTTGCAATAGTGGCATCAGAAGGAACCCATGGTGTACTTCCAGATGTTGGTTCACCAGCATCTAATATACCGTTGTTGTTTTCATCATCAAAATATTGATACCACATTGGCGCTCCATCAGATGGATCTACACCGGCCCATTCACGCAAATAGAAGTCAAAGATAGATCTACCTGCAGACCATCCATATCTTCCATTAGGGGTTAACACCTGCGGTAATCCAGTTGCTGGATCTAATGGCATTGTCTTAATTTCATTATTGACAATTTCTCCGTTTACAGATAAGTCTAATGTAAATCCTGGTTTGTTAATGATATGCCCTGTAATATCAAATTCTAAACCAGCATTGATCAATTCTCCATCATTCACAGTAATAGAAGAGATACCTTGAGAAGGTCCTACAAAACGGTTAAAAATTAGGTTATCAGTAAGTTTACTGTAGTAGTCTAAATTTACGTCCAAATATTTTCCAAAACTCATTTCTGCACCAAACTGAAATTGTTTCGTAGTTTCCCAAGTAAGATCTGGGTTACCATTTAATCCTGGAGCTAAGGAAATACTACCTCCTAAATTACCACCATTATAAAGGTTAAAACCAGAGAATAATTCTACTCCTGCTTGATCTCCAGTAACACCATAAGAAGTTTTAAATTTTAAAAAACTTAAAATTTTGTTATCCTGTAAAAAATCTTCCTTTGAAGCTATCCAAGATGCACCCACTGAACCGAACGTTCCCCATTTCTCATTAACAAATCTAGAAGATCCATCTGTTCTAACAGAAGCAGATAAGTAATATTTTTGGTCATAGTTATAACTCAATTGACTAAAATAAGATTCAATAGTAAAACCCTCAGAATATCCTGAAGCCAACCCTAGAGCAGACTGAAAGTTATCTAGATCATATAAGAATGGACTTATTTGTAATCCTTTTGATACAGAAGATACTTGATCTACTTGTTCATTGCTCTCATGCGCAACTAAAGCATCAAAAGAGTGGTTACCCCAAGATTTATTATACTTTACAATTTGTAAAATGTTTTGCGTTAATCTAGAAAAATCATTAACCGTTAAATCACCACCGGTAGCTACACCACCTCCGTAAAATTTGTTGGTATAATCTCTATTTCTTTGCGTCCAATATTGCGCTCCATAACGGAATTCTGCAGTTAAATTATCCATAAGTTTAAAAGTAGCAGAAAAGTTACCATTTACTTCATGACGGTTTGTTCCGTTAAAATCGTAATTTGCAGAACCCATCGGGTTTAAGCCGTTTGCATTTGGTCTATCTCTAAATCCAGATAAAGAGCCGTAGTCATATTGGTTTCCACCATAATTAAGGTCGGGTACCAAATCACCATTATCATCTCTTAAAAATACAGGGAATATGGGAGCCATTTTATCAGCAAACTCAAAAACATTTTCAGAACCTGCTATTTGTCCGTTTTCAATTTGTTCAGAATACGCATATCCAATATTAGAATTTACGGTTAACCAGGGTTTAATGTTACTACTTAAATTTAGACGCGTAGTGTATCTTTTATATCCTGTATTGATAGAAACACCATTATCATCTAAATAACCAAAAGAGGCAAAGTACTTCGTGTCATCATTACCACCACCCATTCTGATACTGGTTTCAGTTCTTACTGCTGCATCTAGAGCAACATCTGCATATCTTAGCGGTGTATATTTTCTTCCAACACCTGCACGAACTAAGCCAGTTGCAGGGTCTATTAATTCTGCAGCAGTAGCTACATTCCACATATTATAGCCCGGCGCTATATAGTTTCCTGTAAATAATCTGTCGTTTGCAAAGCCGGCAGGATCAGGATTTCCTTCTATCATACCTCTATTTTTAATTCCTTCCCACACGTAACCAATATATTCTTCTGGAGAAGTGACAACATCATATCTATCCAAAACTTGGTCATTGATCCCTGTTTTAAAATCAATTTCTATATAAGAACTACCATTTTTACCCTGCTTGGTGTTAATTAAAACTACACCATTTGCCCCTCTAGAACCATAAATTGCGGTAGCGGTAGCATCTTTTAAAACTGTGGTACTAGCAATATCTGCTGGGTTAATAGAGTTTAGATTTCCATTAAAAGGAACACCATCTACTACATACAGTGGGTTTCTGTTTCCGTTTACAGAGCCATAACCTCTAATTCTAATAGTACCTACAGAACCTGGCTGACCAGAACCGTTAATTACAGTAACTCCAGCAACTTCCCCAGCTAATGCTTGAGAAACATTTGAAAAGTTCTTAACTTCTAGCTGTTCTTGTTTTACAACGGCTGCTGTACCAACAAAAGCTTCTTTTGTAGAAGTACCATAACCTACAACTACAATTTCATCTAAAACATTAGCATCTTCTTCTAACTTAACACTAATAATACTTGAAGAACCGACCTTTTTTTCAACAACTTTATAGCCTAAATATCTAAATACTAAAACATCGCCCGTTTTAGCCATAATAGAATATTTACCATCAAAATCTGTTTCAGTACCGGTTGTACCTCCTTTAATTATGATACTAACTCCTGGTAAACTACCTGAACTATCAGAAACAGTACCAGTAATAGTCTTCTCTTGCGCAAAGGATATTTGCACGACAAACGCCAGTAACAGCGTTAAAATTCCATTAAACTTTGTTTTCATTGTATAATTATTTGAATTAATTTCCTCCAAAAGTCTTAAATAAAACTTAATAAAACAATTTTTTAACACTAATTTGTTCAAAGAAAATAGAATTGAGAGCAGAATTGCATGGTTTAGGGCTTGTTTAAGCTTTAAACTTTTGCTTTAAACATTAAAAATATATCTGTTTTTTGATATATAAAAAAAAAACCAGTCATTTCTGACTGGTTTTTTTAGTTAATTGTAATTCTTATGTTATTTGAACAACCAAAGAACAGTATCTAATTCATCTATCCCTTGCGCAGAAACTGCTGCATTGTAATTTGCCTCATTTAAGGAACCTGCAGTTGCAGAGTATCCATGTCTTTGAGGAATGCCTGTTGCATTTGATAATAGATCAACTGCAATGATTAAAGGAATTCTAGAGTCGGTTCCTTCTGCTTTGAATCTTCTCCATTCAGCCCAGCTGTTATACCCCTGCAAGTAAAGAGAAACCCATTTTTCATAAGCAATATCAGCAACACCTGAATAAGGATTAGCAGCTAAATATGCAGTCGCAGCAGCGCTATCTACACCCCATTGAGCCATAGAAGCTAATACTCCTTGACCATAAAGCGTTGCAGCATCTTCAGTAGTCCATTCTTTTGAAGCAGCTTCAGCTCTTGCGAAAAGAATTTCTGCATACGTGTAGATCATTAAAGGTGCATCACCTGTATTAATGATATTATTCGTAATAAAGGAATAGTCATCGGTTGCAGAGTTAGACAATCCATAAGGAGCACCAACATAAGTTCCTGAGGTCGTTGCAGGTTCTGCGAATGCCATTAATCTTGGATCTTCTGGAGCAACATTGGTTCCTGACCCTATTAAAACATTTACAAAAACATCACTCATTAAATAATCTCTTCTAGATTCAAAACGATCTTGCCAAGGGTTATCATTCGTGTCTTCAGTTAAGTACGTATATTGGATGTTATTTGCATTTGATGAAATTGCACCAGACATTGCTGCATTAAATACAGTTCTACCTGTTGCAGGATCGGCATTAGACAAACGTAATCCCATTACTGTTTTAATAGTGTTTCCAAAGGTTCTCCATTGTGTCATATCTCCTCCAAAAATACAATCATTGACTTATGA is a window of Polaribacter litorisediminis DNA encoding:
- a CDS encoding SusC/RagA family TonB-linked outer membrane protein translates to MKTKFNGILTLLLAFVVQISFAQEKTITGTVSDSSGSLPGVSIIIKGGTTGTETDFDGKYSIMAKTGDVLVFRYLGYKVVEKKVGSSSIISVKLEEDANVLDEIVVVGYGTSTKEAFVGTAAVVKQEQLEVKNFSNVSQALAGEVAGVTVINGSGQPGSVGTIRIRGYGSVNGNRNPLYVVDGVPFNGNLNSINPADIASTTVLKDATATAIYGSRGANGVVLINTKQGKNGSSYIEIDFKTGINDQVLDRYDVVTSPEEYIGYVWEGIKNRGMIEGNPDPAGFANDRLFTGNYIAPGYNMWNVATAAELIDPATGLVRAGVGRKYTPLRYADVALDAAVRTETSIRMGGGNDDTKYFASFGYLDDNGVSINTGYKRYTTRLNLSSNIKPWLTVNSNIGYAYSEQIENGQIAGSENVFEFADKMAPIFPVFLRDDNGDLVPDLNYGGNQYDYGSLSGFRDRPNANGLNPMGSANYDFNGTNRHEVNGNFSATFKLMDNLTAEFRYGAQYWTQRNRDYTNKFYGGGVATGGDLTVNDFSRLTQNILQIVKYNKSWGNHSFDALVAHESNEQVDQVSSVSKGLQISPFLYDLDNFQSALGLASGYSEGFTIESYFSQLSYNYDQKYYLSASVRTDGSSRFVNEKWGTFGSVGASWIASKEDFLQDNKILSFLKFKTSYGVTGDQAGVELFSGFNLYNGGNLGGSISLAPGLNGNPDLTWETTKQFQFGAEMSFGKYLDVNLDYYSKLTDNLIFNRFVGPSQGISSITVNDGELINAGLEFDITGHIINKPGFTLDLSVNGEIVNNEIKTMPLDPATGLPQVLTPNGRYGWSAGRSIFDFYLREWAGVDPSDGAPMWYQYFDDENNNGILDAGEPTSGSTPWVPSDATIANNTGSIVEYQTKVPGANIQKTVTKTYANASEVYNEKSAIADVRGAFRLSGKAGNFNFATQFTYSLGGYAYDAQYGELMSDRFGAAGNNFHKDIANRWQNPGDITDVPILSDNAIVNGTNGSTRFITSTDFLALNNINIGYTLPKKYTDKISLQTLNIWLAADNLFQSTARNGFFPGTNEAGNSGRRLYAPMTTMTLGVRVKF
- a CDS encoding SusD/RagB family nutrient-binding outer membrane lipoprotein codes for the protein MFGGDMTQWRTFGNTIKTVMGLRLSNADPATGRTVFNAAMSGAISSNANNIQYTYLTEDTNDNPWQDRFESRRDYLMSDVFVNVLIGSGTNVAPEDPRLMAFAEPATTSGTYVGAPYGLSNSATDDYSFITNNIINTGDAPLMIYTYAEILFARAEAASKEWTTEDAATLYGQGVLASMAQWGVDSAAATAYLAANPYSGVADIAYEKWVSLYLQGYNSWAEWRRFKAEGTDSRIPLIIAVDLLSNATGIPQRHGYSATAGSLNEANYNAAVSAQGIDELDTVLWLFK